Part of the Lucilia cuprina isolate Lc7/37 chromosome 5, ASM2204524v1, whole genome shotgun sequence genome is shown below.
tgtattattaatttattaatatcaaACTTGCTTAATAGTTATAATTCCTCAATTTCTAAAATActatctaaatttaaatttttttttgaatttttaaattctactaTTATAATTGATTAAGAGAATGCTGCTGTGAATGATGTTGCTTTAAAACAACTATACACTCTTTAGCTTGTAAAGGACTCTTATAGTTTCGCTCTTATAAATCGGTATGTAAGACAGGAGGTTTAACAACAGCTGCAATGTCAGCTGGTGGGGTATCTGAACATTCTGAAGAGTTTTCTAAATTAGAATTTTCACTTATGCCTCCTTGTATGGCGGTAAGCTGGCTGTTATAGTCATGAGAGGAAGTAGTGGGTTGGCTGGCaggattttctaaaagatgtttcATTTGAGTGGAAGGACAAATGGCTATATTGTTGCCTGCCTCTAAGGTGGTGGTATTGGTAGTGCAGGTTATAGTGGTGGCCACCGAGGAGCTGACCATATTTTtcgctttattatttttacgatTTAATATCGAATTTTTCTGTTTAGTATTAGAGAGTAGTTTATCCGAGGGTCttgatttgttaaatttagGGAATAAACTGTTCTCCAATTGTAATTGGGCATTGACATCTTTGCGGGCCGCACAGGTGCAGGCTTTCATGAAAGATTTCTTGAAATTATCACTTAGAAAGGCATAGAGTATAGGATTCATTGCCGAGTTGGAGTAACCCAAACAACCCACTAATAGAAATATGGTGATCTCCAAACGTGACACACAATTACCGGGTGGCGATGTTATTAAAGCTACCTGGGATATCCAATAGGGTAACCAACATAGTATGTATACTGTAATCACTGTTAACACCAGTTTGGTGACTTTCCGATGTGACCTCTTCTTCTCTTTGGACTTGTGCTTGGGACCCACTGTATGCAATTTGCGTATGACCAAGCAGTAGAAGCCTAAAATGAAGATAAGAGGCGTAGCGAAACCCAAGGCCAATGAGTACAGTATAAATGTGGTACCCGATTGGGTATTCTGAGCTTCTGGCCACTTAATGTTGCAGGATCTATGCTCACCATTCTCCACAGTA
Proteins encoded:
- the LOC111675217 gene encoding somatostatin receptor type 2, which produces MKYSLNILLMSLIPTLSLQHKYQQQQQEEKLPTGAALAADDFLMETKTEDNFLDITSSKANALSAVLEDQLKPTLKLFEFDDVNFYRQLNATMYGGVGGFNFSLSNSSYDGFEDEGYGCNSGQHTIINLITMILYSVVCIIGLFGNTLVIYVVLRFSKMQTVTNIYILNLAIADECFLIGIPFLLYTMQIGSFQFGEYACKAYMVSTSITQFTSSIFLLIMSADRYIAVCHPISSPRYRTPLVSKMVSGIAWLTSVLLMLPVILFANTVENGEHRSCNIKWPEAQNTQSGTTFILYSLALGFATPLIFILGFYCLVIRKLHTVGPKHKSKEKKRSHRKVTKLVLTVITVYILCWLPYWISQVALITSPPGNCVSRLEITIFLLVGCLGYSNSAMNPILYAFLSDNFKKSFMKACTCAARKDVNAQLQLENSLFPKFNKSRPSDKLLSNTKQKNSILNRKNNKAKNMVSSSVATTITCTTNTTTLEAGNNIAICPSTQMKHLLENPASQPTTSSHDYNSQLTAIQGGISENSNLENSSECSDTPPADIAAVVKPPVLHTDL